DNA sequence from the Manduca sexta isolate Smith_Timp_Sample1 chromosome 25, JHU_Msex_v1.0, whole genome shotgun sequence genome:
aaaatgaaataaatatgcatttcataaagtaaaatatttacaatttacttttgtagaaaatattattttaatcatattatgtgGATGTGAAGTAATTACAACTCATACTAGCAttatcagtttatttaattgaatataaaataggtcAAGTTAACAACTAAAcccataataatatagtttcttTCTCCCTTAAAATGGATATTTTTGACCTAGAAGCGAGACTAAGGCTAATTAATACAAtacttaaagaataaaaataaaattaaagtcttttattacaatatttactcAACATGAAAGTTTATAAAAGCAACTTACATCACTAAGAGATGGCACAGTGATTTTAGCTTTTGGCTTCACCACATTTGACACAGTTTCCTTCTTGTGCAGAAATTCATCATCTTCCTCTATAACTTGTGGTTTTTTTGTGCTAGGTTGGGGAAGGAGATTGAACAAGTTTGAACCTTCTATACTTGGTGCTGATTCGGTAGTCTGTCTAGCAGGAGTTGCTACTGTTTCTATAATGCCAGATTCTGAAACGAAAACAATCATTTACTGTTGTGGTGTCAATTAGTGTATTACAAGTGAACGAGTATGTCACTAGGAAAGTATTATTGAGTTCATTTCCTAAAAACCTTAATTTTTCTAAGACAACATTTTGTTCTAAACACATCAATGACATCATTGATTATAAGATACTTTGCGTTCTACTTTTAacagatataataaaatgtcaCGTTGACTAAGGTGGTACGGTATTTACTGCAGTGCTATAAAAATTCTCCGAAAACTATTACATGGTCTAACcctctttattattaaataaagataaaaaagactatttcattgttattaattatataccaATATATTTGTGTCGAAATTCGTATTTTACCTCCAACTTCCTTGTGGATTGTGGGATTGTTTGTAGTTTCATCATCGTCTTCAAATTCGCTAGAATCACTGTTGTCGTAGGCTACTAATGccattatattgaaattttgaataaaattaataaactatgcAAACAAACTACAAATATAAAGTTGCTCTGCTCTATTtgtcttcttcttttatattatggtttccGCCATTTATCTATCAGTGATTTTGGCAATGTCGAGCAAATATTTATGGCGGATATAATACAAAAAGtgactaaataatataaaattttaagaaattgaataatataaaatttttgacaAGATGGCTTTGCTCTACGAGTTTGACAGTGACCTGTATTTTGACAGTTTGGAGACAGACGTAAAATTTTTGGTACGTTTAAGTTTCttgcaaagagaatataatcactacgttctTGTTCAaatgatttcaaataaaatagagaTATCGAACACAAAGAAGACCTAAAATCTTCTCGCGACTACGCTTGAAGATCAAAGACCATGCTGCTGTCACAATGTTCCTAATATCTACACAATTTTTAAGTACCTATTTATTCCTTTTTCTTCTATACATAATACTCCTATTCTTGAATATATTTTGGCTTTAGACGGGTATAggtatataaagtaaaaagtaCTCTGTGACAGTTATTGAGctaattataagtatttggCAGGATGGTCTTTATACTTAGCTGATgttgtaaaatgaaaaaataaaagaagtctATGCACATAACTTGACAGCTGACAATTGACAGTCCCTGCCAAAATTTCCACAAATCTAAAAACGGCTGTCTGGAATATTTTATTCAGCGCAATTTTCTAGAAGTTCAGTATCGTATGTgagtttattttactatttcaaGTGTTAACAAAATCTGTGAGTATGTAATCCTTTAGTTTAGCCAACAAGATTTAAATGTAgtgcaaataaattcaaaaaatttactCCATTTATAGATCAATATGCCCAAGAAGTTTGTTGGCGAAAATAGTAAAGCTGTTGCAGCTCGACAACGAAAGGAAAATGTTAAGCAAGAAAAAGaccaaaaacttaaaaaaatgataGAAGATGCAGAGTGGGAAGACAATGATGAAAAACTTAAGAAAAAACAACAGAAAAAGGTTAGCACTCAACATTTCATTCACAACtgattttttgtaatgtttcaTAGTTATTAAAAACCTAGTTTAATTATAGTCACATTTGAAAGTGGCAgtcttatctttttaattttttttttgtcaggaTGAACAAGAGAAAAAGAGGCAAGAACAACTACAAAAAAAAGCAGAGGCTAAAGCTCTATTGGAGAAAGAGATGGAGTCCATAAAAGGCAGTGTGAAGACTGCTCCGCCACCACCCAAGATAACAAGAGCACAAATAGCACACATGAAGGAGAAAGTCATCAAAGCCGAACCTGTTGCTCCTGTGGTAAACACacttcatattatattgttatgtattgaCAAATTCTGAACAACTTTAATTACACTGTCTATTGAAACtgaaaacagtaataaaaccATTGCTTGTAAACCATTTATGTtcttggaaaaaatatatattaatcatatcatataataaataagactgatcttaaaaaatatatataattactgTGCCTTATAAAACCATTAATTATTGCAGCCATCCAGAGTGGTTGTGGAGGAACCACCATTGGAGGAGAATTTGAACAGGATACAACTGGATGGAGAGGTTGCACAGACAGTTGAGGAAGCTATATCTGTTCTCACGTATGTATTtactttacatatattataaaccacCAGAAATTATATAAACTGGATTGAACTATACACCTATAACATATTGAcgtaatattgaattaaaaaacagttttatgaattaaaagcTGTTGACACCAATGTTAGGACAAGTGATCACATTAGGAAATGGTCTTAGCCTTTGATCTGCTTTATGAATCCAAAtctgatttgaaattttggcTTTGTAAGGCTCACCTTACAAAGTTAACTATGTCCATGCTCACATGGACCAGGGATGTTAtgaatatgaaatttcggatatggatatgggaataaaattatatcggtttcggatacagttatggatatgtaattatttcggattatccggtagtttcggatagtttcggttacggatattaaattaaagtaaagtaaaaaaatatatatataatgtaatacagTTGGGCGACAAATACTAACTATTGTTCGtggtcatcgtcgattattaataattatcgatgaactaattggggggcATGGGTGTTCGAAAAACCTGT
Encoded proteins:
- the LOC115446587 gene encoding coiled-coil domain-containing protein 124 — its product is MPKKFVGENSKAVAARQRKENVKQEKDQKLKKMIEDAEWEDNDEKLKKKQQKKDEQEKKRQEQLQKKAEAKALLEKEMESIKGSVKTAPPPPKITRAQIAHMKEKVIKAEPVAPVPSRVVVEEPPLEENLNRIQLDGEVAQTVEEAISVLTDKADVDKHPEKRLKAAYTAFEEINLPRLKAENPSLRLSQLKQMLRKEWLKSPQNPLNQTS